In one window of Armatimonadota bacterium DNA:
- a CDS encoding AI-2E family transporter codes for MEIAPQPRRITPAAAVVILVFALLLIIATVWLLWLPIQLFIIAALVALAMSHPVNWLAKRRVPRIVAVIGVLVLIVAAVTVLLGIFVPPLTRQTADLIDNIPSYWNDLRPRLEEVTQRYPWIQERIAEVDVSGEVTKRARDWLASGWSLAVDVASGLVVAILLLITIVFMLVNPQPLIKGIIGLVPEPWSGRALEIGAMLTDRIRAWLRGLVILGSIIGVAVGAGLSILGVPYAVLFGVLAGVLEAVPTIGPVLSAVPPILVALALDPLKGLGVLVLFIVVQQLENTFLVPYIMSRQLQLHPVSIIFGFIALGTLFHLFGAIVAVPTVACLKVLYDEVYYPWAHPAASAQAACAEEAAAEREAGEDEPPQ; via the coding sequence GTGGAAATCGCTCCGCAACCACGACGAATAACCCCGGCCGCAGCCGTGGTCATCCTCGTTTTCGCGCTACTGCTCATTATCGCCACGGTGTGGCTCCTGTGGCTGCCTATCCAGCTCTTCATCATCGCCGCGCTCGTCGCGCTGGCGATGAGCCATCCCGTCAACTGGCTCGCAAAGCGGCGCGTACCGCGCATCGTGGCCGTCATCGGCGTGCTCGTGCTGATCGTCGCCGCGGTGACCGTGCTGCTCGGCATCTTCGTCCCGCCGCTCACGCGCCAGACCGCGGATCTCATAGACAACATCCCCAGCTACTGGAACGACTTGCGGCCCCGCCTCGAGGAGGTGACACAGCGCTACCCGTGGATTCAGGAGCGCATCGCCGAGGTAGATGTTTCGGGCGAGGTGACGAAGCGGGCGCGCGACTGGCTTGCCAGCGGGTGGTCGCTCGCGGTGGACGTCGCGAGCGGCTTGGTTGTCGCAATCCTGCTGCTCATCACCATCGTGTTCATGCTGGTGAACCCGCAGCCGCTGATCAAAGGCATCATCGGGCTCGTTCCCGAGCCGTGGTCCGGCCGCGCATTAGAGATTGGCGCGATGCTCACCGACCGCATCCGCGCGTGGCTGCGCGGGCTGGTCATACTGGGCAGCATCATCGGCGTGGCGGTCGGAGCCGGGCTGTCAATCCTCGGCGTGCCCTACGCGGTGCTGTTCGGGGTGCTCGCCGGGGTGCTCGAGGCGGTGCCGACGATCGGCCCCGTGCTGTCCGCGGTGCCGCCGATTCTGGTGGCGCTCGCGCTGGATCCGCTCAAAGGCCTCGGGGTGCTGGTGCTGTTCATCGTGGTGCAGCAGTTGGAGAACACCTTCCTCGTGCCGTACATCATGAGCCGGCAGTTGCAGCTCCACCCGGTCTCCATCATCTTCGGATTCATCGCGCTGGGCACGTTGTTCCACTTGTTCGGCGCCATCGTCGCGGTGCCGACGGTGGCCTGCCTCAAGGTGCTCTACGACGAGGTGTACTACCCCTGGGCGCATCCCGCCGCGAGCGCCCAGGCCGCTTGCGCGGAGGAAGCGGCGGCGGAACGCGAGGCGGGAGAGGACGAGCCTCCGCAGTAG